From one Bacteroidota bacterium genomic stretch:
- a CDS encoding DUF308 domain-containing protein: MKKENFYKLAHYISGFVVILHGINEIDRWHGSPWFYFITGFLMLLVAVFHHRVEKFLKNGEGVIFLLEGAVQLFIAFHYFEVGKKALPFAHLLATMLYFYVGIMKLKGETPFRKK, translated from the coding sequence ATGAAGAAGGAAAATTTCTACAAATTAGCTCACTATATTTCAGGTTTTGTAGTGATTCTGCACGGGATAAATGAAATTGATCGCTGGCATGGTTCGCCCTGGTTTTATTTTATTACAGGATTCCTCATGCTACTTGTAGCTGTTTTTCATCATCGTGTTGAAAAATTTTTAAAAAATGGGGAAGGAGTGATTTTTCTATTAGAAGGTGCAGTTCAGCTTTTTATTGCTTTTCATTATTTTGAAGTGGGAAAGAAGGCTTTACCTTTTGCACACTTGTTGGCGACAATGCTGTATTTTTATGTGGGCATTATGAAACTTAAAGGTGAAACACCTTTTAGAAAAAAATAA
- the prmA gene encoding 50S ribosomal protein L11 methyltransferase: MEYILLEINIQPLDPFRDLLSYQLAEKGFDMFEETGTGLKAYAPLRSYDPVQVKEVFSDCEQLGCRINYREENIPWKNWNEEWEKNFQPEIIADRIYVRAEFHPPNPGFPIEILIQPKMAFGTGHHPTTAQVMEMMLGMDFNGKKVIDMGCGTGILAILAVKRGAISVIAIDNDANAVENSRDNVLKNEAANVIVLEGEAAALKDKQCDIFIANINRNIILTDLPLYKACMSAGGELITSGYYIQDLPMIQKKAQELGFEYKDHTVDKEWCCARFVL, encoded by the coding sequence ATGGAATATATACTTCTGGAAATAAATATTCAGCCACTTGACCCTTTTCGTGATCTGCTTTCTTACCAATTGGCAGAGAAAGGATTCGATATGTTTGAGGAGACCGGGACCGGATTAAAAGCATATGCGCCATTGCGGTCCTATGATCCCGTTCAGGTAAAGGAAGTATTCAGCGATTGCGAACAGCTGGGGTGCAGGATTAATTATCGGGAAGAAAACATCCCCTGGAAAAACTGGAATGAAGAATGGGAGAAAAATTTTCAACCGGAAATCATTGCGGATCGAATTTATGTACGGGCAGAATTTCATCCACCCAATCCGGGGTTTCCCATTGAAATTCTTATTCAGCCAAAAATGGCTTTCGGAACCGGTCATCATCCCACTACTGCTCAAGTCATGGAAATGATGTTGGGCATGGACTTCAACGGAAAAAAAGTGATTGATATGGGTTGCGGGACAGGGATACTGGCAATTTTGGCTGTCAAACGCGGAGCAATTTCTGTTATTGCCATTGATAATGATGCCAATGCTGTAGAAAACAGTCGCGATAATGTGTTAAAAAATGAGGCGGCGAATGTGATCGTTTTAGAGGGAGAAGCCGCGGCTCTTAAGGATAAACAATGTGATATTTTTATCGCGAACATCAACCGCAATATTATATTGACCGATCTGCCGTTATACAAAGCGTGTATGTCTGCCGGCGGGGAATTAATTACCAGTGGATATTATATTCAGGATTTACCGATGATTCAAAAGAAGGCCCAAGAACTCGGGTTTGAATATAAAGATCATACGGTGGATAAGGAATGGTGTTGTGCAAGGTTTGTTCTTTAG